From Actinomyces sp. oral taxon 171 str. F0337, one genomic window encodes:
- a CDS encoding VWA domain-containing protein — protein MTSGTPLNASASWEGPEGDLAARRWRMVLGRYAEPKLPRRHQDADLDDALGYIYDREYTGRGHRLGAGGGDGTRATLGPSVIRAVDWLDGARRLFPASTLQRLESDALTRYGLSELLADPDAIEAIDTSPELGAALLRIKGTILPQLTDGLRALISRIVTDIMERLQHPVTTALSGARRRSNSPHALARNFDWRRTITANLGNVDPGTGRMIVEDVRFMSRQRRRNLTWDVIILVDQSASMASNLLHSAIMASILAGLPGLSVRLAVFDTTVVDLSHTVHDPVEVLMTSQLGGGTDIANAVGYAAGTVTSPSRTIVTVISDFEEGGSVSTLVKRVRDLVAQGMTVLGLVSLDDRGHAWYDHDVAERLSEVGMRIAAMTPDRFASWLAEVTV, from the coding sequence ATGACGAGCGGCACGCCGTTGAACGCCTCCGCCTCCTGGGAGGGGCCGGAGGGTGACCTGGCAGCACGTCGCTGGCGCATGGTGCTGGGCCGATACGCCGAGCCGAAACTGCCGCGCAGGCACCAGGACGCCGACCTCGATGACGCCCTGGGCTACATCTATGACCGCGAGTACACGGGCCGCGGGCACCGGCTGGGCGCCGGAGGCGGCGACGGCACGAGAGCCACCCTGGGACCATCGGTCATACGGGCGGTCGACTGGCTCGATGGCGCCCGCAGGCTCTTCCCGGCCTCCACCCTGCAACGACTCGAGAGCGACGCGCTGACCCGATACGGGCTCTCCGAGCTGCTGGCCGACCCGGACGCCATTGAGGCCATCGACACCAGTCCCGAGCTCGGGGCCGCACTGCTGCGGATCAAGGGGACGATCTTACCCCAACTCACTGACGGGCTGCGTGCCCTCATCTCCCGGATCGTCACCGACATCATGGAGCGCCTTCAGCACCCCGTGACGACGGCCCTGAGCGGAGCCCGTCGGCGCAGCAACAGTCCTCATGCCTTGGCGCGCAACTTCGACTGGCGTCGCACTATTACCGCGAACCTGGGCAACGTGGACCCGGGCACGGGCCGCATGATCGTCGAGGACGTGCGCTTCATGTCCCGCCAGAGGAGACGCAACCTGACCTGGGACGTCATCATCCTGGTGGACCAGTCCGCCTCCATGGCCTCCAACCTGCTCCACAGTGCCATCATGGCCTCGATCCTTGCGGGTCTTCCCGGCCTGTCCGTACGACTGGCCGTCTTCGACACCACCGTCGTCGACCTCAGCCACACGGTTCACGATCCCGTCGAGGTTCTCATGACCAGTCAGCTGGGAGGCGGAACGGACATAGCCAACGCCGTCGGCTACGCCGCTGGAACGGTGACCAGCCCCAGTCGGACGATTGTGACGGTCATCAGCGACTTCGAGGAGGGGGGATCGGTGTCCACCCTCGTCAAACGGGTGCGTGACCTGGTTGCCCAAGGCATGACCGTGCTGGGGCTGGTCTCCTTGGACGACAGGGGACACGCCTGGTACGACCATGACGTGGCCGAGCGCCTGTCCGAGGTCGGTATGAGGATCGCCGCCATGACCCCGGACCGGTTCGCCTCCTGGCTGGCTGAGGTGACTGTATGA
- a CDS encoding DUF4132 domain-containing protein yields the protein MTRLQAIDLLGRVPDTPRREALAELLSGKAIRSKAGFQRSTDLLDHLAEGADDDLLDVAAEKNPVLAVAVEQLRARAAFSRWASEESEQAPVVLPEVEHIALDQPADAARQQLWRILNRLVDDAWDPQGAESREEIAARYLATEQDVEAFIAVAEGRSTGVPAILRKYRLGWVGSFVPSLSVVHLLRLTADEPSTRWRDALSWGEDADADPRAIEAVLRHFNLPIDGAVRDVVWRTGDPVILWPWAWEHLDDLAEGLDSSEKVLRALDILEAFPRLPVDLLPRLARMAVTASPRLRRRVQRLLSVSPAAPILAEPMLKDPSAEVRRSAAEWIAAQAPQRSLDPLRAAYATEEDAATRASMLKAMRACGEDLTELLSPGRLQQEAAEGLEADPAAGPDWLDWDGLPTVRWRDGAPVSSLVIRWWVSLAVIMKDPDGRGLIGLYLSLLDPHDARRLALHLVRAWAARDTAHPSPEQSLAHAQDIGLKRYQYFQRYWTSAAQSDDPEERERARQGLARPLESYVKQIYDEHQGTYLGSAMADKGLMAFAVGADGGELASLTHSYMRSHRNRRPQYEVLIRALRANGQDPALQVLIGVAQRHKMASLQKTARELVDEVAVERGWSAEQLEDRTVPTAGFGSDGLLHLSYGARSFTGRLTADFKIALTGPDGKTRASLPAPRADDDADAVKAAKKQLTASRKEAKNVLSLQSSRLYEAMCVRRGWSPVEWRDLLLAHPLMRHLVTRVIWQLDPADGGESIVFRPTPEGDLLGVDDAVVDLPGQGEITVAHGTIIGPDAVAAWREHLADYEVEPLFDQLSALAPVITPGQQRLTDLRGHMTDAYSVRNVASQRGYRRGGTEDGGWFTEYLRTIPAAGLTVALTFTGAFVSWGNNPCATDSLELRRGTGRRLVALDEVPTPLLAECYADYAALAALGAYDPDWEDRTRLF from the coding sequence ATGACGCGTCTCCAAGCCATCGACCTGCTGGGGCGGGTTCCCGATACCCCACGCCGTGAGGCCCTCGCCGAGCTCCTGTCCGGGAAGGCGATCCGCAGCAAAGCAGGTTTCCAACGCTCCACCGACCTGCTCGACCACCTGGCCGAGGGAGCTGATGACGATCTTCTCGACGTCGCGGCCGAGAAAAACCCCGTGCTCGCCGTGGCGGTCGAGCAGCTGCGTGCCCGTGCGGCCTTCTCCCGGTGGGCGAGTGAGGAGTCCGAGCAGGCTCCCGTCGTTCTGCCGGAGGTCGAGCACATCGCTCTCGACCAGCCGGCCGATGCCGCACGGCAGCAGCTCTGGCGCATCCTCAACCGGCTCGTCGATGACGCCTGGGATCCTCAAGGTGCGGAATCTCGGGAGGAGATCGCCGCGAGGTACCTGGCCACTGAACAGGATGTGGAGGCCTTCATCGCAGTCGCCGAGGGTCGATCAACAGGAGTCCCGGCCATTCTCAGGAAGTACCGCCTTGGGTGGGTGGGCTCCTTCGTGCCGTCCCTGTCAGTCGTCCACCTTCTGCGGCTGACCGCCGACGAGCCCTCCACCAGATGGAGAGACGCTCTGTCGTGGGGAGAGGACGCGGATGCCGATCCTCGAGCCATTGAAGCGGTGCTGAGGCACTTCAACCTCCCGATTGACGGTGCGGTCCGTGACGTGGTCTGGCGTACGGGAGATCCCGTGATCCTTTGGCCGTGGGCGTGGGAGCACCTCGATGACCTGGCCGAAGGGCTCGATAGCTCGGAGAAGGTTCTTCGTGCGCTGGACATTCTGGAGGCATTCCCCAGACTGCCCGTCGACCTCCTCCCCAGGCTCGCGCGCATGGCGGTCACGGCCTCCCCACGGCTGCGACGTCGGGTGCAGCGGCTGCTCAGCGTCTCCCCGGCCGCACCCATCCTGGCCGAGCCCATGCTGAAGGACCCGTCAGCGGAGGTCAGGCGATCCGCGGCCGAGTGGATCGCCGCTCAGGCCCCTCAGCGATCCCTTGACCCCCTTCGCGCCGCCTACGCCACAGAAGAGGATGCGGCGACTCGTGCCAGCATGCTCAAAGCCATGCGGGCCTGCGGCGAGGATCTCACCGAGCTCCTGTCTCCCGGCCGTCTCCAGCAGGAGGCTGCCGAGGGACTGGAGGCCGATCCAGCAGCCGGTCCGGACTGGCTCGACTGGGACGGCCTGCCCACTGTGCGCTGGCGAGACGGCGCCCCGGTGAGCTCGCTGGTGATCCGCTGGTGGGTGAGCCTGGCCGTGATCATGAAGGATCCCGACGGTCGGGGCCTCATCGGCCTGTATCTGTCCCTCCTCGACCCGCACGATGCCCGTCGACTGGCCCTCCATCTGGTCAGAGCCTGGGCGGCGCGGGACACCGCTCACCCGAGCCCCGAGCAGAGCCTCGCCCATGCCCAGGACATCGGGCTGAAGCGGTATCAGTACTTCCAGCGGTACTGGACCTCGGCAGCCCAGAGCGACGATCCTGAGGAACGGGAAAGGGCCAGGCAGGGGCTGGCTCGACCTCTGGAGAGTTACGTCAAGCAGATCTACGACGAGCATCAGGGGACGTATCTGGGTTCGGCGATGGCGGACAAGGGCCTCATGGCCTTCGCCGTCGGAGCCGATGGCGGCGAGCTCGCCAGCCTGACCCACAGCTACATGCGGAGCCACCGCAACCGTCGTCCCCAGTACGAGGTCCTCATTCGGGCTCTTCGAGCCAACGGCCAGGACCCCGCTCTCCAGGTGCTGATCGGCGTGGCGCAGCGTCACAAGATGGCGAGCCTGCAGAAGACCGCCCGCGAGCTGGTGGACGAGGTCGCCGTCGAACGGGGCTGGAGCGCCGAGCAGCTGGAGGATCGGACCGTCCCCACTGCAGGCTTCGGCTCTGACGGCCTGCTGCACCTGAGCTACGGAGCCCGTTCCTTCACCGGCCGGTTGACCGCGGACTTCAAGATCGCACTGACCGGGCCGGATGGGAAGACCCGGGCCTCACTGCCGGCGCCCCGGGCCGACGACGATGCGGACGCGGTCAAAGCCGCCAAGAAACAGCTCACCGCCTCCCGCAAGGAGGCCAAGAACGTGCTCTCCCTTCAAAGCAGCCGGCTCTACGAGGCCATGTGCGTGCGACGCGGATGGAGTCCTGTCGAATGGCGTGACCTTCTGCTCGCCCACCCGCTCATGAGGCACCTCGTCACTCGGGTCATCTGGCAGCTCGACCCGGCTGACGGCGGCGAGTCGATCGTCTTCCGTCCCACACCGGAAGGGGACCTGCTGGGAGTCGACGACGCCGTCGTCGACCTCCCGGGCCAGGGGGAGATCACGGTGGCGCACGGGACCATCATCGGGCCCGACGCCGTGGCGGCGTGGCGAGAGCACCTGGCCGACTACGAGGTCGAGCCGCTGTTCGACCAGCTCTCCGCGCTCGCACCCGTCATCACACCGGGCCAGCAGCGGCTCACCGATCTTCGTGGGCACATGACCGACGCCTACTCCGTGCGCAATGTCGCCTCTCAGCGCGGGTACCGTCGCGGGGGAACGGAGGACGGGGGTTGGTTCACCGAGTATCTCCGCACGATCCCCGCAGCGGGCCTCACTGTCGCGCTGACCTTCACCGGTGCTTTCGTGTCGTGGGGTAACAACCCGTGTGCGACCGACAGCCTGGAGCTGCGTCGCGGAACTGGTCGTCGTTTGGTGGCACTGGACGAGGTGCCCACGCCGCTACTGGCCGAGTGCTACGCGGACTATGCGGCCCTGGCGGCGCTGGGGGCCTACGACCCGGACTGGGAGGACAGGACAAGACTGTTCTAG
- a CDS encoding DUF4132 domain-containing protein: protein MIPLPEARAAALDDLCRSLNISDGDIGTSTHRHSLEEGLPWDTDPRLVADALARAGHPPEVVRTITWGWALWTCESEDSWPWMAQDLARARDLLEDSTSATRVLCALAHFPAVPQSMVPALAQVAVGRSEFNRMLAQELLSGLPEVGDLALEAVMSPIAHVRRVGAAWLAGLMIPDGVARLRAARAQEKDRLARANLLRTLQVYGDDVTDIVTAEALTPPKRRLKRPPVALDWFPFEALPQVRLADGTPLDPDIVRHWVLEAYRLKTPDGAGTIELYLSLLDAADTRELSAFVVESWVAHNREAVKGESLKNKGLLAFAVGMEGERLAAAARSALSRHATWRAESETVLTAVAANPSAEALQVMVSAAAQHRLPQVRGFANLLTRAVAAERGWSEAELGDRSVPTAGFGHDGLLHLSYGEREFLGRLTPELTIALTDSDGRARKSLPAARKGEDSEIVAQARRRLTFARKEVAAVLKVQRRRLYEAMCVGRSWPFPLWRELFADHPLARHLAARLVWVARRQDEGGSANELEGGGEAPQAWTFRPAEDGQLLGADDAVLELPSEAVVGLAHGTLLSEAEVADWWEHLADYEVAPLFDQFSARVPKVGKGQRGIDDGAGRRVIARDLRKRAKSRGYEPDSNIHWYSTFLKDFPVAGLCSVIDFSGVDVWSEDQVVTTGPLCLVDGRRVVPLEQVPPALLAECYADYRAIVDPPD from the coding sequence ATGATTCCTCTTCCTGAGGCTCGCGCTGCGGCGCTCGATGACCTGTGCCGCTCCCTGAACATATCTGACGGGGACATCGGCACAAGTACTCACCGCCACAGCCTGGAGGAGGGCCTGCCGTGGGACACCGATCCGCGCCTCGTCGCCGACGCGTTGGCCCGGGCGGGGCATCCGCCCGAGGTGGTGCGCACGATCACCTGGGGCTGGGCCCTGTGGACTTGTGAGTCCGAGGACAGTTGGCCGTGGATGGCCCAGGACCTGGCCAGGGCCCGTGACCTGCTGGAGGATTCCACGTCGGCGACGCGAGTGCTGTGCGCGCTCGCCCACTTCCCCGCCGTTCCCCAGAGCATGGTGCCGGCCCTGGCGCAGGTCGCGGTGGGGCGCTCCGAGTTCAACCGGATGCTGGCCCAGGAGCTTCTCTCAGGCCTCCCCGAGGTCGGGGATCTGGCCCTTGAGGCGGTGATGAGTCCGATTGCGCACGTGCGCCGGGTGGGTGCGGCCTGGCTGGCCGGTCTGATGATTCCCGACGGCGTCGCCCGACTGCGTGCCGCCCGCGCCCAGGAGAAGGACCGTCTCGCGCGGGCCAACCTGCTGCGCACGTTGCAGGTCTACGGGGATGACGTCACCGACATCGTCACAGCGGAGGCCCTCACACCTCCCAAACGGCGACTGAAGCGCCCTCCGGTGGCCCTGGACTGGTTCCCCTTCGAGGCTCTGCCCCAGGTGAGGCTCGCCGACGGGACGCCGCTCGACCCGGACATCGTGCGCCACTGGGTGCTCGAGGCCTACAGGCTCAAGACCCCCGACGGGGCCGGCACCATCGAGCTCTACCTGAGCCTGCTCGATGCGGCGGACACCCGTGAGCTGAGTGCCTTCGTCGTCGAGTCCTGGGTCGCCCATAACCGTGAGGCCGTCAAGGGGGAGAGCCTGAAGAACAAGGGGCTGCTCGCCTTCGCCGTCGGGATGGAGGGTGAGCGTCTTGCCGCCGCCGCCAGGAGCGCCCTGAGCCGCCATGCCACATGGCGCGCCGAGTCCGAGACCGTCCTGACCGCCGTCGCCGCGAACCCGTCCGCCGAGGCCCTGCAGGTCATGGTCTCGGCTGCAGCCCAGCACCGCTTGCCGCAGGTGCGTGGTTTCGCCAACCTGCTCACTCGGGCTGTGGCCGCCGAGCGAGGCTGGAGTGAGGCCGAGCTCGGTGACCGCAGCGTCCCCACGGCCGGTTTCGGACATGACGGCCTGCTGCACCTGTCCTACGGCGAGCGCGAGTTCCTGGGGCGCCTGACCCCTGAGCTGACCATCGCCCTGACGGACTCCGACGGACGGGCACGCAAGAGTCTGCCCGCCGCACGCAAGGGCGAGGACAGTGAGATCGTGGCGCAGGCCAGGCGCCGCCTGACCTTTGCGCGCAAGGAGGTGGCCGCTGTCCTCAAGGTCCAGAGGCGGCGTCTGTACGAGGCCATGTGTGTCGGGCGCTCCTGGCCGTTTCCGCTGTGGCGGGAGCTGTTCGCCGACCATCCGCTGGCCCGGCACCTGGCGGCTCGTCTGGTCTGGGTGGCCCGCCGTCAGGACGAGGGTGGGAGTGCTAATGAGCTGGAAGGCGGCGGCGAGGCGCCCCAGGCCTGGACCTTCCGCCCCGCCGAGGACGGTCAGCTTCTGGGGGCTGACGACGCCGTCCTGGAGCTGCCTTCGGAGGCCGTGGTCGGACTGGCACACGGGACGCTGTTGTCGGAGGCGGAAGTGGCCGACTGGTGGGAGCACCTGGCCGACTACGAGGTCGCTCCGCTCTTCGACCAGTTCTCTGCTCGGGTCCCGAAGGTGGGCAAGGGGCAGCGGGGCATCGACGATGGGGCGGGAAGGCGTGTCATTGCCCGTGACCTGCGCAAACGGGCCAAGTCCCGTGGCTACGAGCCCGACTCCAACATCCACTGGTACAGCACGTTCCTCAAGGACTTCCCGGTAGCCGGTCTGTGCAGCGTCATCGATTTCAGTGGGGTGGACGTGTGGAGTGAGGACCAGGTAGTGACCACTGGTCCCCTGTGCCTGGTCGATGGTCGTCGGGTCGTGCCCTTGGAGCAGGTGCCGCCTGCGCTTCTTGCCGAGTGCTATGCCGACTACCGCGCCATCGTCGATCCTCCTGACTGA